The nucleotide sequence TGAAGAAGACGACGCGCTCGCCGTCACGGAAGATGGCCAGCGAATCCGTCACCTCGTGCGCACCGGGCGGGACGAGCGGCAGGCGGGCGGTCAGGGCCATGGCAACCTCCACATGTTGCCACTATTATGCCGCATACACCCTATCAAGTCAAGCGAAAACCCCAGGTTTCGCGCGGCATGTCAGGAGCCCTGCATTGGGTGGTGCCCTCCGTACCAGCGAGGAGCCCCCGAGAGCCGCGTGTCATGCGGGCGTCGACCGATTATGGCCCACTGCGTTCAGCGTTCAAATCGAAAATGTGGGCTGGTAGCTCGACGGTTCAGCGATCAATGCGTAAGGCGAGATGGCACCTATCGTACCATAAATACAAGGACTTCCTCAGGATTGCTGCTTGCTCTGTTTGAGGTACAATCGCAGGAGACCATGGCCCTCCGCCTCTCGCGCCGAGCCTTCCTGGCGGCCTCGCTGCCGCTGCTGGTGAGTCCTCGGGTAGCCCTGGCGGACGTTCCGGCGCGACAAGTCTTCGACTACTCGGTGGATGTGGGCGTCCTCTTCAACCTGATCACCTTCGCCCTCAAGGGGACGGTCGTGAAGGAGATCGACCACAAGGCCGGCCGCTATCGTGTCAGCATGAATGGCGAGGGGGACAGCATCTCGCTGGACACGGAGGCCCGCGGCATGATCCGACAGGGGCGGTTCATGCCCGTCGAGATCCGCAGCCACAGCACCATCCGGGGCCGAGAAAGCCGGCTCGACATGCTCTACGACCACGACCGCGGCACGGTCGAGTACCACTCCGTCATGCACACCTTCTTCCTCGGGCGACGCCGGCAGGTGGACGATACGCTCAAGTTGCCGGCCGACCGCCGCGTGGACGATCTCCTCTCAGCCGAGCTCAACTTCGTCGCCAACATGCTGGAGCGGGAGCCGGACGGCACCTATCGGACCTTCATCGTCCGCCGCTCGCGACCGGAAGACGAGGGCCCCGACGACGTCTCCGCAAGCAGCTACCATGCCGAGCTGATCCCGCTGCGCTTCCAGGCCGTGCCGGAGGGCGCGTCGGGCCGCCTTAGCGCTCTCATCGACATCACCAGTTTTTCCTCCTGGGCGCGCCGTAACCAGCCAGCCAGCGTCACGTTCGGACCCGACCGGCACCTCGAGAGCCTGCAGACCAAGCTGATCCTGGGCACGACGTTCAAAGTGCGCCTCGCGGCCGCCTCCTGACGCCTTCCCCAATGGGCCACGATCTCGTCGGGCTGGGGGAGGTCATGCTCAGGCTGGCCGCCCTGCCGCCGCAGCGCCTCGACCAGGCCGTCGCGCTCGATGTCCAGATCGGCGGCTCCGAGGCCAACGTGCTGGCGGCCGTCTCGCGCCTCGGGTTGCGGACGGCGTTCATCTCGGCCTTGCCCGCCGAGCATGCCTGGGGCGATCGCACCGTGCGCGAGCTATCCGGCCATGGAGTCGACTGCGCGGGCGTCCTGCGACGGCCCGGCAGCCGTATGGGCCTCTACTTCCTCGAGTACGGTGTCCCGCCGCGACCCGTCCGCGTGCTCTACGACCGTCGCGATTCGGCGATGAGCCAGCTCGTGCCGGAGGAGGTGGACTGGGCGATTGTGCGCGGGGCGCGGATGGTGCACCTCTCGGGCATCACCGCCGCGCTCGGTGACAACCTCCGCGCCGTCGTCAGGCGGGCGTGCCGGGAGGCGCAGTCGGCGGGCGTGCCGGTCTCGTTCGATGTCAACTACCGCTCTCGCCTCTGGTCGGCCAGGGAAGCTCGAGATTTTCTGTCGGAGGTGCTCCCGGTTGTCCGCTATCTCTTCATCGGCTCGGACGACGCCGAAACCGTGTTCGAGCTGTCAGGCGAGCCGGAGAAGGTGTTGCGCGGGCTCGCTCGGCTTGCGCCCGCGGCCACCATCGCGCTGACGCTCGGCGAGGCGGGCTCGGCCGTGCTGGACGCCGGCGCCGTCCTGCGGCCCTCCCGGCTCTACACGGTCACCACCGTGGACCGCGTGGGCGCGGGCGATGCGTACGCCGCCGGCTTCCTCTGGCGCGTATTGCAGGGGCGTTCCGCCCAGGAGGCGGTGGACGCGGCGACGGCGCTGGCCGCGCTCAAGTGCACGATCTGGGGGGACATCGCGCTCGTGCGCCCGCCCGAGCTCGAAGAGCTGATGGCCTCCGCCAACTCCGAGATCCGCCGCTAGACCGCTGATGGCTGAAGTCCAGCGCGAAGCCGAGAGGATCCTCGAGGACCTGACCGAGGCCCAGCGGCAGGCCGTCACACACGAAGCCGGGCCGCTGCTCATCATCGCGGGAGCCGGCACCGGCAAGACGACGGTCATCACTCACCGCATCGCGTACCTGATCGCCACGCGGAAGGCCCGGCCGTCGGAGGTCCTCGCGCTGACCTTCACCGACAAGGCCGCGGCCGAGATGGAAGAGCGCGTGGACACGCTCGTGCCCTACGGCTACGCGGACGTCCAGATCTCGACCTTCCACGCCTTCGGTGATCGGCTCATCAAGGAAAACGCGCTGGAGCTGGGGCTGACGCCCGACTTCCGCGTGCTCACGCGGGCGGAGCAGGTGATCTTCCTGCGCGATCATCTCTTCGAGTTCCCGCTCAAGCACTTCCGGCCGCTGGGCGATCCGACGCGGCACGTTCAGGCCATGATCACGCTCTTCAGTCGGCTCAAGGACGAGGACGTCGGGCCCGACGAGTACCTGGCCCACGCCGAGGGGCTGCTGGCCGCGGTGGGCGACGATGCCGCGCGCATGGAGGCCGAGGAGCACGTGGAGCTGGCGCGCACCTACGCGCAGTACCAGACGCTCATGGCGCGGCTCGGCCAGATCGACTTCGGCGACCAGATCGTGGAAGTGCTGCGCCTCTTCCGCACCCGGCCGCACGTTCTCAGGCGCTGCCAGGAGCGCTACCGCTTCATCCTGGTCGACGAGTTCCAGGACACCAACTACGCGCAGTTTGAGGTGGTCAAGTTGCTGGCCGCGAGGCACCGCAACGTCACCGTCGTCGGCGACGACGACCAGGCCATCTTCCGCTTCCGCGGCGCCTCGATGAGTAACATCCTCGACTTCGACCGGACGTATCCCGACGCGAAGAAGGTGGTGCTGATCGAGAACCGCCGCTCGCCCCAGGCGGTGCTGGACGCGGCCTACAGCCTGATCAAGCACAATGACCCGGATCGTCTCGAGGCGGCGCAGCACATCGACAAGAAGCTGGTCTCGACAGGGCCCGACGGCAAGCCGCGCGTGGGCAGCCCACCCGTGCATCTGGCTTTCGACACGGTGTCGAGCGAGTCCGACCGCGCCGTCGAGATGATCGCCGAGGAGCATTCGGCGGGGCGCCCCTATCGGGAGATGGCGATCCTCGTGCGGGCGAATAATGATGCAGACCCCTTCCTGCGCGCGCTCAACCTGCGCGGCATTCCGTGGACCTTCTCGGGAAACGCAGGGCTCTACGGCCGGCCCGAGATCCGGCTCCTGATCGCCTTTCTTCGCAGCGTTGCGCATACGGACGACTCGGTCAGCCTGCACTACCTCGCCTCCTCGGACATCTACCAGGTGCCGATCGTGGACCTGACCGAGTGCGCGACGTACGCAGACCGCAAGCACCGGACGCTCTTCCACGTCCTGCGTCAGGTGCCCTCGGACCTCGACGTCAGCGAGGAGGGGCGCGCGGTCATCGGGCGTCTCGTGGCCGACCTCGTGCGCTACATGGAGCTGTCGCGCGAGACGCCCACGGGCGAGCTGCTCTACCAGTTCCTCGTGGACTCGGGGCTGATGACCCGCTACGCCAAGGCCCCCGCCGAGCAGGAGCAGGAGGTCCAGAACGTCAGCAAGTTTTTCACGCGCGTGCGGGACGCCGCCCGCGTGCTCCAGTACGATAACGTGCGCGAGTTCGTCAATCACCTCGACGCCTTGATGGACGCGGGCGACGACCCGCCGTTGGCCGAGGCTGACACGGACACACCCGCCGTGCCCGTCCTGACGGTCCACAAGGCCAAGGGCCTCGAATGGCCCGTGGTCTTCCTGGTGAACTGTGTCCAGGAGAAGTTCCCGACGCGGCGGCGCGGCGACGCGCTCGAGATGCCGCTCGGGCTGATCAAGGACACGCTGCCGACCGGCGACTTCCACCTGCAGGAGGAGCGGCGGCTCTTCTACGTCGGGATGACGCGCGCCAAGGAGGCGCTCTACCTCACGAGTGCACAGGACATGGGCGGCCGGAAGAAGTGGAAGACGAGCCAGTTCGTGCTGGAGGCGCTCGACCTGCCCAAGGACGCCGCACGGCCGTTCAAGGCCAAGGCGATCGAGGAGCTCCAGCGCAACGCCCCGCCGCCGGCCCACGAGGGGGCGGGAGCGGCGCCGATTCCGCCCGGGCAGGAGCTGACGGTCAGCCACAACCAGGTGGACGACTACAAGACGTGCCCGCTCAAGTACCAGTACATTCACATCAAGCGCATCCCGCTGCGCCAGCACCACAGCGTCGTCTATGGCAGCTCGATTCACAAGGCCGTCGAGTTCTACCTGCGGCGCCGGGCCGTGGGGAATTTCACCTCGCTCGAGGATTTCTTGAAGGCCTTCGACGACGCGTGGCGGAACGAGGGGTTCCTCACGCGCGAGCACGAGGAGCAGCGCAAGCGCGCGGGTGTCGAGGCGCTGACGCGCTTCTACCACGAGGAGGAAGCGTCAGGGCAGAAGCCCACGGACGTCGAGCGCGAGTTTGGCTTCGCGCTGGGGCCGACGCGCGTCCGGGGGCGCTTCGACCGCGTGGACGACACGCCCGAGGGTACGATCGTCATCGACTACAAGTCGAGCGACATCACCGAGCAGAAGAAGGCCGACCAGCGCGCCAAGGACAGCCTCCAGCTCAAGATGTACGCGCTCGCGCAGAAGGAGATGACGGGCCACCTGCCGGTGCGCGTCGAGCTCCGCTTCCTCGAGTCGGGCCTGGCCGGCCGGCACAAGCCGACGGAGAAAGACCTCGCCGAGGCCCAAGAGGCCATCGAGGCGGCCGCCGCCGGCATCCGCGCCCGCCGCTTCGATCCGACGCCGGGCTACCAGACCTGCCGCTACTGCGCCTACAACCAGATCTGTCCCAGCACCGCCACCCGCGAATAGCACCTTCCGGGGTTGTGTCGTTGGAGTGCCTGTAGTACAGTCCTGTCCTACAGGAGGAAGCGTATGCCTACCAGCGTTCGGCTCGACGCCAAGACGGAGAGCCTGGTCGCCCGCCTCGCGCGGCGCAAGGGCCAGACCAAGTCCAAGGTCATTCGCGACGCAATCCATGCCTTCGCGAAGACGGAGACGGCGGTGCGGGAATTCGAGAGCGCGTACGAAGCCCTCAAGCCCTGGATCGGGTGCGTGCGGGGCGGGCCGCCGGATCTCTCGTCTCGCACAGGTGAAAAGTTCGCCAGGATGCTCCGTGAGCGGAAGCGTCCGTGACCCTGCTGGACGCCGGGCCGCTCGTTGCGCTCGTGCACGCGAGTGACCAGGAGCACGACCGATGCCGCACGGCCCTAGGTTCGATCCGCCGGCCTCTTTGCACGGTCTGGCCCGTCATCACCGAGGCCCTCTACCTCCTTGACTTCTCGTGGGAGGCCCAGGATGCCGTCTGGGACATGCTCGAGGAGGGAGGGGTTACCCTCATTGCGCTCGATGCCGCAGACGTCCCGCGTATGCGCGCGCTGATGCGCAAGTACCGCGACCTGCCGATGGACGTGGCGGACGCGGCGCTGGTGACGGTCGCCGAGCGCGAGGGCATCACCCGCGTCTTCACGCTGGACCGGAGGGATTTCGAGGTGTACCGTCCCGCCAAGATCGGCCGCTTCTCTCTGGTTCCCTGATCACCCCCACGACGGAGGTATCATGAAGATCAAGGCCAACGGCATCGAGATCAACTACGAGAAGGAAGGCAGCGGCCCGGTGGTGGCGATGAGCCATTCCCTCGGCTGCAACCTGCACATGTGGGACGAGCAGGCCGAGGCGCTCGCCTCTCGCTACACCGTGCTGCGCTTCGACACGCGCGGCCACGGCCAGACGAGCGCGCCCGACGGCGCCTACTCGCTCGACCAGATGGCCGACGACCTGAAGAGCCTCCTCGACGGCCTCGGCGTCAAGGAGACGCACTTCGTGGGGCTCTCCATGGGCGGCATGATCGGGCAGACCTTTGCGCTGAAGCACCCGGCGATGGTCAAGAGCCTCGTGCTGTGCGATACGACGAGCCGGTATCCGGCGGCGGCGGCGCCCATCTGGGAGGACCGGATCAAGACCGTCGGCGCCAAGGGCATGGAGCCGCTCGTGGCGGGCACGCTCGAGCGCTGGTTCACGGCGCCTTTTCGCGCGCGCCGGCCCGAAGTCATGGAGCGGATCGGCGGCATGATTCGCAGCACGCCGCCCGCGGGCTACATCGGCTGCTGCCACGCCATTCCCAAAATCAACCTGACCGACCGGCTGAAGGAGCTTCACTGCCCGGCGCTGGTCATCGTCGGCGAAGAGGACCCCGGCACACCGGTCGAGATGGCGCGGGATATCCACGCCGCGCTGCCGGGGGCGCAGCTGGCCATCCTCCGCTCGGCCTCGCATCTCTCCAACGTCGAGCAGCCGGAGGAGTTCACGCGGGTGCTGGTGGGCTTCCTGGACAAGGCCTCGGGCCGCAGCGCGCTCTAGGAGCCGGGCCCACCCTGATGACATCCGAGAGGCGACTGACGTGAGCCGCCACGCTGGCCCTGGACCGGGAGGCGGCCCGGCGGCGCCTACAACCGAGCCGAGCTATGCGGAGCGCGCGCGGACCCTCGTTCACCTCGCGCGCGCAGGTGCGCTCTCGACGCTCTCCCGGCGGCACCCGGGGCATCCGTTCGGCTCGGTCATGCCGTACGCGCCGGACCCCCAGGGCGCGCCGCTGCTTCTCATCAGCGGCATGGCCATGCACACGCAGAACCTCGAAGCCGACGCGCGCGCGAGCCTGCTGGTGACCGAGCCCGGTGGGAAGGAGGACCCGCTCGCCGCCGGACGCGTGACGGTGATGGGCCGCGCCACGCGTGTGGCCGACGGAGGACGGCCGGCAGCGCGCGCGACGTACCTCGACCGGCATCCGGAGGCCCGGCAGTGGGTGGACTTCGAGGACTTCGCCTTCTGGCGGCTCGAGGTCAGCGACGTGTACTTCGTCGGCGGCTTCGGAGCCATGGGGTGGGTGACGGCGGCCGACTACGTCGGCACCCACCCCTAGGCGGCGCCCAGGCGGTGTATCCTACTGTGGGCGCTGACAGCAGGAGCGGGGAGCGTCTAAGCTCCCCGCATGGAGGAGTGCGATGAGCGTCGACGTGGTGCGGCGGCGGTTCACCGTGGACGAGTATCTGCACATGGCCGAGGCCGGGATCCTCACGAAACGGGACCGGGTCGAGCTGCTTGACGGTGAGATCGTCGAGATGACACCCTCCGGAATCCGGCACGGGGCCGCCGTGTCGGCCTTGATTCGATTGTTCGTGACCGGTCTGGGTGAGCGCGCAGTTGTTTGGCCGCAGCTCACCATCCGGCTGTCGCCTCGGTCCGCCCCGGAGCCGGACGTCGCCATAGCGCGTCGTCGCTCGTACCGTTCGGCGTACCCGACGGCGGAGGACGTGCTGCTCCTCATCGAAGTCGCCGACACCTCACTGAGACGCGACCGTGATCTCAAGCTTCCTCTGTACGCTGAAGCCGGGATTCGCGAGTACTGGATCGTGGACGTGTCCCGCGATGAGGTCAAGGCATATACGAACCCTTCCGGCTCCGGCTACGCGTCTGTCCAAACGTTCCGGCGAGGCGAGTCGGTCTC is from Candidatus Rokuibacteriota bacterium and encodes:
- a CDS encoding sugar kinase, with the translated sequence MGHDLVGLGEVMLRLAALPPQRLDQAVALDVQIGGSEANVLAAVSRLGLRTAFISALPAEHAWGDRTVRELSGHGVDCAGVLRRPGSRMGLYFLEYGVPPRPVRVLYDRRDSAMSQLVPEEVDWAIVRGARMVHLSGITAALGDNLRAVVRRACREAQSAGVPVSFDVNYRSRLWSAREARDFLSEVLPVVRYLFIGSDDAETVFELSGEPEKVLRGLARLAPAATIALTLGEAGSAVLDAGAVLRPSRLYTVTTVDRVGAGDAYAAGFLWRVLQGRSAQEAVDAATALAALKCTIWGDIALVRPPELEELMASANSEIRR
- a CDS encoding ATP-dependent DNA helicase; this translates as MAEVQREAERILEDLTEAQRQAVTHEAGPLLIIAGAGTGKTTVITHRIAYLIATRKARPSEVLALTFTDKAAAEMEERVDTLVPYGYADVQISTFHAFGDRLIKENALELGLTPDFRVLTRAEQVIFLRDHLFEFPLKHFRPLGDPTRHVQAMITLFSRLKDEDVGPDEYLAHAEGLLAAVGDDAARMEAEEHVELARTYAQYQTLMARLGQIDFGDQIVEVLRLFRTRPHVLRRCQERYRFILVDEFQDTNYAQFEVVKLLAARHRNVTVVGDDDQAIFRFRGASMSNILDFDRTYPDAKKVVLIENRRSPQAVLDAAYSLIKHNDPDRLEAAQHIDKKLVSTGPDGKPRVGSPPVHLAFDTVSSESDRAVEMIAEEHSAGRPYREMAILVRANNDADPFLRALNLRGIPWTFSGNAGLYGRPEIRLLIAFLRSVAHTDDSVSLHYLASSDIYQVPIVDLTECATYADRKHRTLFHVLRQVPSDLDVSEEGRAVIGRLVADLVRYMELSRETPTGELLYQFLVDSGLMTRYAKAPAEQEQEVQNVSKFFTRVRDAARVLQYDNVREFVNHLDALMDAGDDPPLAEADTDTPAVPVLTVHKAKGLEWPVVFLVNCVQEKFPTRRRGDALEMPLGLIKDTLPTGDFHLQEERRLFYVGMTRAKEALYLTSAQDMGGRKKWKTSQFVLEALDLPKDAARPFKAKAIEELQRNAPPPAHEGAGAAPIPPGQELTVSHNQVDDYKTCPLKYQYIHIKRIPLRQHHSVVYGSSIHKAVEFYLRRRAVGNFTSLEDFLKAFDDAWRNEGFLTREHEEQRKRAGVEALTRFYHEEEASGQKPTDVEREFGFALGPTRVRGRFDRVDDTPEGTIVIDYKSSDITEQKKADQRAKDSLQLKMYALAQKEMTGHLPVRVELRFLESGLAGRHKPTEKDLAEAQEAIEAAAAGIRARRFDPTPGYQTCRYCAYNQICPSTATRE
- a CDS encoding ribbon-helix-helix protein, CopG family — translated: MPTSVRLDAKTESLVARLARRKGQTKSKVIRDAIHAFAKTETAVREFESAYEALKPWIGCVRGGPPDLSSRTGEKFARMLRERKRP
- a CDS encoding PIN domain-containing protein; the protein is MTLLDAGPLVALVHASDQEHDRCRTALGSIRRPLCTVWPVITEALYLLDFSWEAQDAVWDMLEEGGVTLIALDAADVPRMRALMRKYRDLPMDVADAALVTVAEREGITRVFTLDRRDFEVYRPAKIGRFSLVP
- the pcaD gene encoding 3-oxoadipate enol-lactonase — translated: MKIKANGIEINYEKEGSGPVVAMSHSLGCNLHMWDEQAEALASRYTVLRFDTRGHGQTSAPDGAYSLDQMADDLKSLLDGLGVKETHFVGLSMGGMIGQTFALKHPAMVKSLVLCDTTSRYPAAAAPIWEDRIKTVGAKGMEPLVAGTLERWFTAPFRARRPEVMERIGGMIRSTPPAGYIGCCHAIPKINLTDRLKELHCPALVIVGEEDPGTPVEMARDIHAALPGAQLAILRSASHLSNVEQPEEFTRVLVGFLDKASGRSAL
- a CDS encoding pyridoxamine 5'-phosphate oxidase family protein — encoded protein: MSRHAGPGPGGGPAAPTTEPSYAERARTLVHLARAGALSTLSRRHPGHPFGSVMPYAPDPQGAPLLLISGMAMHTQNLEADARASLLVTEPGGKEDPLAAGRVTVMGRATRVADGGRPAARATYLDRHPEARQWVDFEDFAFWRLEVSDVYFVGGFGAMGWVTAADYVGTHP
- a CDS encoding Uma2 family endonuclease, which translates into the protein MSVDVVRRRFTVDEYLHMAEAGILTKRDRVELLDGEIVEMTPSGIRHGAAVSALIRLFVTGLGERAVVWPQLTIRLSPRSAPEPDVAIARRRSYRSAYPTAEDVLLLIEVADTSLRRDRDLKLPLYAEAGIREYWIVDVSRDEVKAYTNPSGSGYASVQTFRRGESVSPSVFPDLRIAVDEIFA